One Pseudomonas brassicacearum genomic region harbors:
- a CDS encoding UvrD-helicase domain-containing protein has translation MPNNHESPADRAGREALERMFACLEEGQSFRLEAGAGAGKTYSLEKALSRLIEHRGQALIRERQQVACITYTNVAKDEIISRFQAHPAIRAETVHGFCWSLLRDFQTSLREFLGAESFWRERLETVGGVGNRRIHYEMGIPRVSEDEVSIRHEDVLTLMVQALPSPKFRAVLTSRYPILFVDEYQDTDEHFVGALKSWFLDRGEGPMIGLFGDHWQKIYDDGCGLVEHEALQPIEKNANFRSASRIVDVLNQMRPGLHQEVRDPELIGEARVFHTNRWPGTRRTGIGGGHWTGDTSPEAARAYFECLKAQLNVEGWDLSPQKTKILILNHKGIAREQGYSSIPPIFGQFNDPWLKKEDPHIKYLADQLEPACVAYQQRRYGAMFGHLASDRPTIRRHSDKVAWTEAMDTLLELRLTGTIGEVIDHIIAVPQMQLPNAVLRNEQGLHAAGVEPGEDEPRRITQLRKLREVPYSELIALDQFIDGHTPFATKHGVKGAEFENVIVVLGRGWNQYNFAEMLEWFQLGPPANRREKFESNRNLFYVACSRPKVRLALLFTQLLSQAAIAQITAWFGAEHVFELPADPG, from the coding sequence ATGCCTAACAATCACGAAAGCCCCGCGGACAGAGCCGGGCGGGAAGCGTTGGAACGTATGTTCGCCTGTTTGGAAGAAGGTCAAAGCTTTCGCCTGGAAGCAGGTGCTGGAGCTGGTAAGACGTACTCACTGGAGAAGGCTCTGAGCCGATTGATTGAGCACAGAGGTCAGGCATTGATCCGGGAGCGTCAGCAAGTCGCGTGTATCACTTACACCAATGTGGCAAAAGACGAGATCATCTCTCGGTTCCAGGCGCACCCTGCGATCCGAGCCGAGACCGTGCATGGTTTCTGTTGGTCATTGCTCAGAGATTTTCAAACATCACTGAGAGAATTCCTTGGTGCTGAATCTTTTTGGCGAGAGCGCCTTGAAACGGTTGGTGGCGTAGGCAATAGGCGAATCCATTACGAAATGGGTATTCCACGCGTATCCGAGGACGAGGTCTCGATTCGGCATGAAGATGTCCTGACCTTGATGGTTCAGGCGCTTCCGTCTCCGAAGTTCAGGGCCGTATTGACCTCCCGATATCCCATCCTCTTTGTCGACGAATATCAGGATACGGATGAACACTTTGTCGGAGCACTGAAATCGTGGTTTCTAGATCGCGGTGAGGGGCCGATGATTGGTTTATTTGGTGACCATTGGCAAAAGATTTACGATGACGGCTGCGGCCTGGTAGAGCATGAGGCACTCCAGCCAATCGAAAAAAATGCGAATTTTCGCTCAGCATCGCGGATTGTCGATGTGTTGAATCAGATGCGACCAGGTTTGCATCAGGAGGTAAGAGATCCGGAATTGATCGGTGAAGCCCGGGTGTTCCATACCAATCGCTGGCCTGGAACAAGGCGCACAGGAATCGGGGGTGGGCACTGGACTGGCGACACTAGTCCTGAAGCAGCTCGTGCTTACTTCGAATGCTTGAAAGCTCAGCTTAACGTCGAAGGATGGGACCTCTCTCCCCAGAAGACCAAGATTCTGATTTTGAACCATAAGGGTATTGCTCGTGAGCAGGGGTACTCCTCGATCCCTCCAATTTTTGGACAGTTCAACGATCCGTGGCTGAAGAAGGAAGATCCGCACATCAAGTATCTCGCAGATCAGCTTGAGCCAGCATGTGTCGCATATCAACAGCGTAGATACGGCGCCATGTTTGGGCACCTGGCGAGTGATCGGCCAACGATTCGAAGGCACAGCGACAAAGTCGCTTGGACTGAGGCAATGGATACGCTCCTCGAACTGAGATTGACCGGTACCATCGGCGAGGTGATTGACCACATCATAGCCGTACCGCAGATGCAACTCCCCAATGCGGTGCTACGAAATGAGCAAGGGTTACATGCCGCCGGTGTTGAACCAGGTGAGGACGAGCCACGCAGGATTACTCAGCTTCGAAAGCTAAGGGAAGTTCCTTACTCGGAGCTGATAGCGCTAGACCAATTCATTGATGGGCATACGCCGTTCGCGACAAAACACGGGGTAAAGGGAGCCGAATTCGAAAACGTGATCGTTGTGCTGGGCCGCGGCTGGAACCAATATAATTTTGCTGAAATGCTCGAGTGGTTTCAGCTGGGGCCACCGGCGAACAGGCGTGAAAAATTCGAAAGCAATCGGAATCTCTTCTACGTTGCGTGCTCTCGTCCCAAGGTCCGTTTGGCTCTGCTTTTCACTCAACTGCTGAGCCAGGCAGCGATAGCTCAGATCACCGCGTGGTTCGGCGCTGAGCATGTATTTGAGTTGCCTGCTGACCCTGGGTGA
- a CDS encoding DUF6124 family protein: MFKVTPNPPDIDPVLYGDSLDPKKLKEAADRALSFYLNPGATKTQILPRKPSTIFTIDAAVDDETLLVEACESLASASVMVSDLADLTDGPRRQTMLVLQRVIMLGELAVNRVLDNHKPG, encoded by the coding sequence ATGTTCAAAGTAACTCCGAACCCCCCGGATATCGATCCGGTACTCTACGGCGACTCTCTCGACCCTAAAAAGCTGAAAGAGGCGGCAGACCGCGCGCTCAGCTTCTACCTCAATCCCGGGGCAACGAAAACGCAGATACTGCCCCGCAAGCCCAGCACGATCTTCACCATCGACGCAGCGGTGGATGACGAAACGTTGCTGGTCGAGGCATGCGAATCCCTGGCATCCGCCAGCGTGATGGTCAGCGATCTGGCCGACTTAACGGACGGCCCACGACGCCAAACCATGCTGGTGCTGCAACGGGTCATCATGTTGGGTGAGTTAGCGGTCAATCGAGTACTGGACAACCACAAGCCTGGGTAG
- a CDS encoding amidase: MKITEYAAYDALGLAELIARGQVTQAEVSAAALSAIEQLNPQINALVEVWGDESQAASGPFKGVPFLVKDLGLTAKGRLNELGSRLAAGCIAEEDSNLMIRLRQAGLITLGRTTTPELAASTTTEALFSGPTRNPWDPSRSAGGSSGGSAAAVAAGLVPAAHATDGGGSIRVPSASTGLFGLKPSRGRVSMGPAVDEVWAGLAVHGVVSRTVRDSAALLDAIEGPAVGDPFEIARPQHTYLSQTIREPEPLRIGLLLHPLNGARSVESVVNATRDVAVQLQDMGHRVEEISLDMGLSWEGFVELNGRFWSANTAAWINALAAGTGRPIDASTLEPATLALHEWGSQLTAIDLLEAMHLRNLVTRSMGRFFSQYDILLSPTLPALPPVIGGYNDGQALLDGRGWMDRVFAHSPFTALANVTGSPSMSVPLAVDPQTGLPIGLQFSAGFAREDRLFRLAGQLERALPWAARKPGIWAGNL; this comes from the coding sequence ATGAAAATCACTGAATACGCAGCATACGACGCACTCGGGCTCGCTGAGCTGATCGCCAGGGGCCAAGTCACTCAGGCCGAAGTCAGCGCTGCGGCGCTGTCCGCCATCGAGCAGCTCAACCCGCAGATCAACGCATTGGTCGAGGTGTGGGGGGATGAGTCGCAGGCCGCCAGCGGGCCGTTCAAGGGGGTACCTTTTCTGGTGAAGGACCTGGGTCTTACCGCCAAGGGCCGCTTGAATGAGCTGGGCAGTCGCTTGGCCGCCGGCTGCATCGCCGAGGAAGACTCCAACTTGATGATCCGCCTGCGCCAGGCCGGCCTGATCACCCTCGGCAGGACCACCACACCGGAACTGGCCGCCAGTACCACCACCGAAGCGTTGTTTTCAGGGCCGACTCGCAATCCGTGGGACCCGAGCCGCAGTGCCGGGGGATCAAGCGGTGGCTCGGCCGCCGCCGTGGCGGCCGGCCTGGTGCCTGCGGCCCATGCCACGGATGGCGGCGGTTCCATCCGCGTCCCTTCGGCGTCTACCGGGCTCTTCGGCCTCAAGCCCAGCCGGGGCCGGGTTTCCATGGGACCGGCGGTGGACGAGGTATGGGCCGGGCTCGCCGTCCACGGTGTTGTCAGTCGTACGGTGCGCGACAGCGCGGCTTTGCTGGATGCAATCGAGGGCCCAGCCGTCGGCGATCCCTTTGAAATCGCGAGGCCGCAGCATACCTATCTGTCGCAAACGATTCGCGAGCCCGAACCACTGCGCATTGGTCTTCTCCTGCATCCGCTCAATGGCGCTCGCTCCGTTGAGTCGGTCGTCAACGCCACCCGCGACGTCGCTGTGCAACTCCAGGACATGGGGCATCGCGTGGAAGAAATCAGCCTGGACATGGGCCTGAGCTGGGAAGGTTTCGTGGAGCTGAATGGCCGCTTCTGGTCAGCCAATACCGCCGCCTGGATCAACGCCCTCGCAGCAGGCACCGGCCGTCCCATCGACGCCAGCACGCTTGAACCGGCCACGCTGGCGTTGCATGAGTGGGGCAGCCAACTCACCGCCATCGACCTGCTCGAAGCCATGCACCTGAGAAACCTGGTGACCCGCAGCATGGGGCGCTTCTTCAGCCAGTACGACATTTTGTTGAGCCCGACGCTGCCGGCGCTGCCTCCGGTGATAGGCGGCTATAACGATGGGCAGGCGCTTCTGGATGGCAGGGGCTGGATGGATCGGGTCTTTGCCCATTCACCGTTTACGGCATTGGCGAATGTGACCGGCTCCCCGTCGATGTCTGTGCCTCTGGCAGTGGATCCGCAAACGGGCTTGCCCATTGGCCTGCAGTTCTCAGCGGGGTTCGCTCGGGAGGACCGGCTGTTTCGCCTGGCTGGTCAGTTGGAGCGTGCTTTGCCGTGGGCGGCACGCAAACCTGGGATCTGGGCTGGAAATCTTTAG
- a CDS encoding TetR/AcrR family transcriptional regulator, with translation MRPERIPQLAPRERILDAAEELFFNEGISRVTVDAIAAKAKSTKMTVYRHFDSKDALVLEWIRLLVDQYSEVFETLATRHAGDPKAQILGFAEFIAQDLSAASYRGCPFTNSLAEIPEPGHPARQLIEAHKQRQFLRLAALCTEAGLAEPNEVAMELTYLMEGAQVVSQNKSIERVGENLIRMIQKKIDG, from the coding sequence ATGCGGCCCGAACGAATTCCACAACTGGCCCCCCGAGAACGCATTCTCGATGCAGCCGAGGAGCTGTTTTTCAATGAAGGCATCAGCCGGGTCACGGTGGACGCCATTGCGGCGAAGGCCAAGTCGACCAAGATGACCGTCTACCGGCATTTCGATTCGAAAGACGCCTTGGTGCTGGAGTGGATACGGCTGCTTGTCGATCAGTATTCCGAGGTCTTCGAAACGCTTGCGACACGGCATGCCGGCGATCCCAAGGCGCAGATCCTCGGCTTTGCCGAGTTCATCGCGCAGGACCTTTCGGCGGCGTCCTACCGGGGTTGCCCGTTCACCAATTCGCTGGCGGAAATACCCGAGCCCGGGCATCCCGCTCGCCAACTGATCGAAGCGCATAAGCAGCGCCAGTTCCTGCGTTTGGCGGCGCTCTGCACCGAGGCCGGTTTAGCCGAGCCGAACGAAGTGGCCATGGAGCTCACTTACCTGATGGAGGGCGCCCAGGTTGTTTCGCAGAACAAAAGCATCGAGCGCGTGGGGGAAAACCTGATCAGGATGATCCAGAAAAAAATCGACGGATAA
- a CDS encoding substrate-binding periplasmic protein, with protein sequence MFLPLSRLFMCGLLMFLAASGSAAEAPLRIVTEELPPYNMTQDGRVTGMSTEVVQAVLKEIGVEASIQSMPWARAYELALNESNVLIYSIVRTPERESLFQWVGSIGGPTKWFMYSLADRPIKLNSLADAHGHQIATVNQDVGEQYLVSKGFRIGEELQSSTKYEHNYRKLKVDHVELWISNELNALYLTRQNGDDPAKVLIQSLPLPELSSNGGLNMAFSRKTPIQTVEKFRAGLETIRRNGVYDAIVRKWL encoded by the coding sequence ATGTTTTTACCACTCAGCCGCCTATTCATGTGTGGCCTTCTGATGTTCCTGGCGGCAAGCGGATCTGCGGCAGAGGCCCCGCTGCGCATCGTGACGGAGGAACTCCCTCCCTACAACATGACGCAGGATGGGCGCGTGACGGGCATGAGCACCGAGGTGGTCCAGGCCGTACTCAAGGAAATCGGCGTAGAGGCCTCCATCCAGTCCATGCCGTGGGCGCGAGCGTACGAACTGGCGCTCAACGAAAGTAACGTGTTGATTTATTCCATCGTCCGTACGCCCGAACGCGAATCGCTTTTCCAGTGGGTTGGGTCCATTGGCGGTCCAACCAAATGGTTCATGTATTCGCTGGCTGACCGCCCGATAAAACTCAATTCGCTGGCCGATGCTCATGGTCACCAGATCGCCACCGTCAATCAGGACGTGGGCGAGCAGTATCTGGTTTCGAAGGGTTTTCGCATCGGTGAGGAATTGCAGTCGAGCACCAAGTACGAGCACAACTACCGCAAGCTCAAGGTCGATCACGTGGAGCTCTGGATTTCCAACGAACTCAACGCGTTGTACCTGACGCGCCAGAACGGTGATGACCCGGCAAAAGTGCTGATTCAGTCGCTACCGCTTCCCGAACTGAGCAGCAACGGCGGCTTGAACATGGCATTCAGCCGCAAGACGCCCATCCAAACGGTTGAAAAATTCCGTGCCGGCCTGGAGACGATCCGGCGCAATGGCGTTTACGACGCCATCGTGCGCAAGTGGTTGTGA
- a CDS encoding GGDEF domain-containing protein — MASHVRAMTAQRPKNKVFSSLGRRLVLATLLFCLIFTLAMVTLRTWMAWENNLTEMNSELVLIDQVFQNTLAHAIWEMDRESLDKQLSSVANAAPVGRVVLNILRPGQAPEVIELNRYTVDSSGVKPVLHRQLVAQPYIGANEKVGELTIEGDNRLLWERLWDEARSIVITQVIQSLLLAGLVMTMFNRLVTVHVVQIARHLSGLAPQTLKHHLKLQRSVDRQDELSLLEFQVNQLQDNLHTHLERQHSDELAIAASRDQLAELVEARTAELKAANQALEALSRHDALTGLANRRYFDELKEVEFRRAVRHKTPLAVLMCDVDFFKIYNDTYGHIQGDQCLKQIAETLSSVFGRSGEVTARIGGEEFVVLLPNIDAQQACEAAQRFRESLAARELPHSGSAVSSFVTVSIGVAELDPQTMDHFDQLLQRADQALYRAKHQGRDRVVL; from the coding sequence ATGGCCAGCCATGTCAGAGCGATGACCGCCCAGCGACCAAAGAACAAGGTATTCAGCTCACTGGGGCGACGCCTGGTGCTGGCCACGTTGTTGTTCTGCCTGATCTTCACCTTGGCCATGGTCACCTTGCGGACCTGGATGGCTTGGGAAAACAATCTGACGGAAATGAATTCGGAGCTTGTCCTGATCGATCAGGTGTTCCAGAACACCCTCGCCCACGCCATCTGGGAAATGGACCGCGAGTCTTTGGACAAACAGCTTTCCAGCGTCGCGAACGCCGCGCCGGTGGGGCGTGTGGTGCTGAATATTCTGCGACCGGGCCAAGCACCTGAAGTTATCGAACTGAATCGGTATACCGTCGATTCATCAGGCGTGAAGCCCGTGCTGCATCGCCAACTCGTTGCGCAACCCTACATCGGAGCCAACGAAAAGGTCGGCGAGCTGACCATCGAGGGCGACAACCGATTGCTTTGGGAACGCCTCTGGGACGAAGCACGCAGCATCGTCATTACCCAGGTTATCCAGTCGTTGCTGCTGGCCGGCCTGGTCATGACCATGTTCAACCGCCTGGTGACCGTGCACGTGGTCCAGATCGCCCGGCACCTGAGCGGGCTCGCGCCGCAAACACTCAAGCATCACCTCAAGCTGCAGCGCTCGGTAGACCGCCAGGACGAGCTGAGCCTGCTCGAGTTTCAAGTGAACCAACTCCAGGACAATCTCCATACCCATTTGGAGCGCCAGCATTCGGATGAACTGGCGATTGCCGCCAGTCGCGATCAGTTGGCCGAATTGGTCGAGGCGCGTACCGCGGAACTCAAGGCTGCCAACCAGGCCCTCGAAGCCCTGTCGCGTCACGACGCTTTGACGGGCCTGGCCAACCGTCGCTATTTCGACGAATTGAAGGAAGTCGAATTTCGCCGCGCGGTCCGCCACAAAACCCCGCTGGCAGTGCTCATGTGCGACGTCGATTTTTTCAAAATCTACAACGACACCTACGGCCACATACAGGGGGACCAGTGCTTGAAACAGATCGCTGAAACCCTGAGCAGCGTTTTCGGACGCTCCGGCGAAGTGACCGCTCGCATAGGCGGTGAGGAGTTCGTCGTGCTACTGCCAAACATCGATGCACAGCAGGCCTGCGAAGCTGCCCAGCGGTTCCGTGAAAGCCTGGCCGCCCGCGAATTGCCCCATAGCGGCTCGGCGGTATCGTCTTTCGTCACCGTAAGCATCGGCGTCGCCGAGCTCGACCCGCAGACCATGGATCATTTCGATCAACTGCTGCAACGCGCCGACCAGGCGCTGTACCGGGCCAAACACCAAGGGCGCGATCGCGTCGTTTTATAA
- a CDS encoding substrate-binding periplasmic protein: MRYRLMLCSCLLLALVSFKSHAEAIEVVTEDSLYAHARDGKLVGPGIRIAEETLERAGLTDHQMMLYPWARAYEKALHEPNVLIFPLDRTPAREQLFKWVGEIHRVTTHLYRVRGDEAITINNLEDAKQYSIGVVRNDAKQIYLQQKGFTRLVVSTDNHDNFQKLLNHQVQLLAMPENTARLMSKDTGADFTSLEAVYSLTEQPHRVNIAFSLSTPDEIVARAQQAFEQLKASGEVARIMSEER, encoded by the coding sequence ATGCGCTATCGCCTGATGCTCTGCTCCTGCTTACTCCTGGCCCTGGTCAGTTTCAAAAGCCACGCCGAGGCGATTGAAGTGGTGACCGAAGACTCCCTGTACGCGCATGCCCGTGACGGCAAGCTCGTCGGGCCGGGCATCCGCATCGCCGAAGAAACCTTGGAACGTGCAGGACTCACCGACCATCAAATGATGTTGTATCCGTGGGCACGGGCTTACGAAAAGGCCTTGCACGAGCCCAATGTGTTGATTTTCCCATTGGATCGTACGCCGGCCCGGGAGCAGCTTTTCAAGTGGGTGGGAGAAATACATCGGGTGACGACCCACCTCTATAGAGTGCGGGGAGACGAGGCCATCACCATCAACAACCTTGAAGATGCCAAGCAATACAGCATCGGCGTGGTGCGAAATGACGCCAAGCAAATTTACCTGCAACAGAAAGGCTTCACCCGGCTGGTCGTCTCAACGGATAACCACGACAACTTTCAAAAGTTGCTGAATCATCAGGTCCAGTTGCTGGCGATGCCTGAGAACACGGCGCGCCTGATGAGCAAAGATACCGGTGCGGACTTCACCTCCCTGGAGGCGGTCTATTCGCTCACTGAGCAGCCCCATAGGGTCAACATTGCCTTCAGCCTGAGCACCCCGGACGAAATCGTCGCCAGGGCCCAACAGGCGTTCGAACAGCTCAAGGCTTCCGGCGAAGTGGCGCGGATCATGAGCGAAGAGCGGTAA
- a CDS encoding DNA methylase — translation MIPVNATDLGIEVADQRRHGLYKWLLASFLLGKRIRSSVALQAYRILVDHHGLDTPGRLSQCTHRELVRLLGQAGYARYDESTARRLSVLAARIDKEMPMRLEAIRRGTDGIKDVERWLLTFEGIGPKTLEIFMREARAVLGSIAPR, via the coding sequence GTGATCCCTGTCAACGCAACGGATCTGGGCATCGAAGTCGCCGATCAGCGTCGTCATGGCCTGTACAAATGGCTGCTCGCAAGTTTTCTCCTGGGGAAGCGAATACGTTCCAGCGTGGCGTTGCAGGCCTATCGGATATTGGTTGATCATCATGGCCTCGATACGCCCGGCAGGCTCAGCCAGTGCACTCATCGTGAGCTGGTCAGGCTGCTGGGCCAGGCAGGCTATGCCCGTTATGACGAATCCACAGCGCGACGCCTAAGCGTATTGGCTGCTCGTATAGACAAAGAAATGCCCATGCGCCTGGAAGCTATTCGTCGCGGTACTGACGGCATAAAAGACGTTGAGCGGTGGTTACTGACGTTTGAGGGCATCGGGCCCAAGACGCTGGAAATCTTCATGCGAGAAGCCAGGGCTGTCCTGGGTTCTATAGCCCCGCGGTGA
- a CDS encoding methyl-accepting chemotaxis protein, producing the protein MLKNAPLRLKLLLILVLPLLGFLTLAGVFVVDNYKTLHDMDATVTASATAQKLSQLITTLQRERGASGVFLGSAGKSMGERMTQMRKDSNASVEAVRGLSVSGGKQLDNVLRALDELPAIRGQVDKLNINSTESGVRYTAIIQALVGYTHSLEATINNADIIHALGALNQFIEMKERAGRERVMLGLVFSQDRFDETLLSRFSRNLGEFAAYSDAFRRKAQPALLQQFDEQMQKPAAIEVGKLQRLAFEVPLGQSLGIKPEAWFEVATQRIDMMSQVEETLGQNVSSLAMQERDAASRALWLTLGAVVVALLAVVVLSYVIIRTIDLAVRDVNRVINDLAQRDLTARATYVSNDEFGQISRNLNRMAEEISGVVQEIGNATAQVATAAEESSAVTIQTSQSVEQQRQGTELVATAINQMSATVREVAQSTNDAARMSKQVNISTAQGRVEIESTIGLIRQLSGQAEETAGIIGDLKHESDAISSVLDVIRGIAEQTNLLALNAAIEAARAGDHGRGFAVVASEVRTLAQKTQESTGSIQRMISNLQAGSDRAAISMQQTLGKAQDGADKVERAGELLMEIAEGVATISDRNIQIASAAEEQSAVSEDINRNVNDINDLVIQVSAGAEQTAITSQELARLAEYQQQLVNRFKVA; encoded by the coding sequence ATGCTCAAGAATGCACCGCTGCGTCTGAAACTTTTATTGATCCTGGTCCTTCCTTTATTGGGCTTCCTGACGTTGGCCGGCGTCTTTGTAGTGGATAACTATAAGACGCTACATGACATGGATGCGACGGTGACCGCCAGCGCCACGGCGCAGAAGTTGAGTCAACTGATCACCACACTGCAGCGCGAGCGGGGCGCCAGCGGCGTATTCCTGGGCAGCGCTGGCAAGTCCATGGGCGAGCGAATGACCCAGATGCGCAAGGACTCCAACGCGTCGGTCGAGGCGGTGCGCGGATTGTCGGTGTCGGGGGGCAAGCAGTTGGACAATGTCCTTCGCGCATTGGATGAGTTGCCCGCCATCCGTGGGCAGGTGGATAAGCTAAATATAAACAGCACCGAATCGGGTGTTCGTTATACCGCGATCATTCAAGCGCTGGTGGGGTATACCCACTCTTTGGAAGCGACGATCAATAACGCGGACATTATTCATGCCCTCGGTGCCCTTAATCAGTTTATCGAGATGAAAGAGCGCGCCGGACGCGAACGCGTTATGCTCGGCCTGGTGTTCAGCCAGGATCGTTTCGACGAAACCTTGTTATCACGTTTTAGTCGCAATCTGGGGGAGTTCGCTGCTTACTCCGATGCGTTCCGCCGCAAGGCCCAGCCAGCGTTGCTCCAACAGTTCGATGAGCAAATGCAAAAGCCCGCTGCGATTGAAGTGGGCAAGTTGCAGCGCCTGGCGTTCGAAGTGCCATTGGGTCAATCGCTGGGAATCAAACCCGAGGCCTGGTTTGAAGTCGCCACGCAGCGCATCGACATGATGAGCCAAGTGGAGGAAACCCTCGGCCAAAATGTCAGCAGTCTGGCCATGCAGGAGCGAGATGCCGCAAGCCGCGCCTTATGGCTGACCCTCGGTGCGGTCGTCGTGGCACTGCTGGCGGTGGTGGTGCTGTCGTATGTGATCATTCGCACGATCGATCTGGCGGTACGTGACGTGAATCGGGTCATCAATGACTTGGCACAGCGTGACCTCACTGCCAGGGCAACGTATGTGAGCAATGACGAATTCGGCCAGATCTCGCGCAACCTCAATCGCATGGCCGAAGAAATCAGCGGGGTCGTGCAGGAAATCGGCAATGCCACGGCACAAGTTGCAACCGCGGCGGAAGAGTCCTCCGCGGTAACGATTCAGACCAGCCAAAGTGTCGAACAGCAGCGCCAAGGCACCGAGCTGGTGGCCACCGCGATCAATCAAATGAGCGCTACAGTGCGCGAGGTGGCGCAAAGTACCAACGATGCCGCGCGGATGTCCAAGCAGGTCAATATCAGTACGGCACAAGGACGTGTAGAGATCGAAAGTACCATCGGGCTGATTCGCCAGTTGTCCGGGCAGGCCGAGGAAACGGCGGGCATCATTGGCGACCTCAAACATGAAAGCGATGCCATTTCTTCCGTGCTCGATGTGATTCGCGGCATTGCCGAACAAACCAATCTGTTGGCCCTCAATGCGGCCATTGAAGCGGCGCGGGCCGGTGATCATGGCCGCGGGTTTGCGGTGGTGGCGTCTGAGGTGCGTACCCTGGCGCAAAAGACCCAAGAGTCCACGGGCAGCATTCAACGGATGATCAGCAACCTGCAGGCCGGTTCGGATCGTGCGGCCATCTCCATGCAACAGACCCTGGGCAAGGCTCAGGATGGCGCGGACAAAGTCGAGCGAGCGGGCGAGCTGCTGATGGAGATCGCCGAGGGCGTGGCGACTATCAGCGACCGCAACATTCAGATCGCCTCTGCGGCCGAAGAACAGAGTGCGGTTTCCGAGGACATCAATCGCAACGTGAATGACATCAACGACCTGGTTATCCAAGTGAGTGCCGGTGCCGAACAGACGGCAATCACCAGCCAGGAACTGGCGCGCCTGGCCGAGTACCAGCAGCAATTGGTCAATCGCTTCAAGGTGGCCTAG
- a CDS encoding cupin: MSQSNAVSDSMQVLMLERNDWVPNNPRLPVLFYPAAIAVQGSDAAALIEETFNANGWPPQWRYGIYDFHHYHTEGHEVLGIASGQARLMLGGPDGHVLEVKAGDVLLLPAGTGHCSLQASEDFLVVGAYPPGQQADICQEAPSKAQLAKIDTLPFPDQDPVQGPEGAVAHYWVSRR; the protein is encoded by the coding sequence ATGAGTCAATCGAACGCAGTGTCCGACTCCATGCAAGTCCTGATGCTGGAACGCAACGACTGGGTGCCCAACAACCCGCGCCTTCCAGTGCTTTTCTACCCCGCCGCCATCGCCGTCCAGGGCAGCGATGCGGCAGCGTTGATCGAGGAGACGTTCAATGCCAATGGATGGCCGCCGCAATGGCGCTACGGGATCTATGACTTCCATCATTACCACACCGAAGGCCATGAGGTACTGGGCATCGCCAGCGGTCAGGCGCGCCTGATGCTTGGCGGCCCGGATGGGCATGTCCTGGAGGTAAAAGCTGGCGATGTATTGCTGCTACCCGCCGGTACAGGTCACTGTAGCTTGCAGGCCAGCGAGGACTTCCTGGTTGTCGGCGCCTACCCTCCCGGTCAACAGGCCGACATTTGCCAGGAAGCACCGAGCAAGGCGCAACTGGCGAAGATCGACACGTTGCCGTTTCCCGACCAGGACCCGGTGCAGGGTCCCGAGGGTGCCGTCGCCCATTACTGGGTAAGTCGGCGATAA